gcttCAACGCTGTAATTTGAATACAATCGCCAATGTTActtatagcaacgatagcaacttctgagcattttaactgagatcaagttttgttggttTTCATCtcgaaacatcctgacagtccgaacatctcaaacattaaaaacaatcgcaaatgctAAAAAGATACTTTATGACAAAATCTAGAAAAAACTTTGTAAATTCATCTTTAATGAGGTTTTATAACGTATCTTCAGGCATTATAGAATTCAACTGTATAATTTAACAGGGCACAATGAGAGACCCTTAGGAgtgttcattatttttatttctatgCATCTATTGCCATAAGATCACAATTGAGAAtacaaataattaatttaacaCTTTTTGTACTGATAGCAATTGTGTATGCTGACTTGTACAAAAAACCTATTGAGTTTATTGTAAAATTCGGGTTACCTCAGTTGAAAAAACCAATAAAGCATGTATAGTTGAAATGATCATGATGTCAAGGATTTTATTGGGATGCAATCTAATGCCATCTTAGACATCTGTATACATAACATAGGCTTGCTATCTGTACACTTAACATAACCCTGTTATTTGTATACCTAACAGCCTTGctatatgtatacataacaTAGCCTTGCTATCTGTACACTTAAAAAAAACCTGCTATCTGTATACCTAACAGCCTTGGGATTTGTATACATAACATAGCCTTGCTATCTGTACACTTAACATAACCCTGCTATTTGTATACCTAACAGCCTTGCTATATGTTTACATAACACAGCCTTGCTATCCGTACACTTAACATAACCCTGCTATCTGTATACCTAACAGCCATATATACCTAACAGCCATATAGCCTTGctatatgtatacataacaTAGCCTTGCTATTTGTATTTTAACATAGACTTTGGCTATCTGTATATCTAACATAGCTTTGCCATATGTGTACCTAACATAACGTTGCTATCGGTATGGCTAACGTAGCCTTGCTATCTGTATACCTAACATAGCCTTGCTATCTGTATATCTAATATAGACTTTATCTGTTTGATGCCTCATATCTGGCTATATAGACGAATATAGACTAATATAGACTATTGAAAGCATCAAACGTAGCTCAAATAGTTTGCGCTAGAAAGTTCACTGTTCATAGTTACTTTAGTGTTGCGCAGTCGCTGCAGAGAAGACATAACTGTTACAACAAAAGGTTGATAAAGTTGCCTGGATGTTGATTCTGAGCTTTAAAGTTTCAACAGGTTCATGCAGTACCCTTACATTCTATAGAGAGCAATGAAATCTATTCCAGTCATTATAGACCGGCCACTCAAGTCTGCGGGTATGAATGGAGAGAAGAATTCAATTATCCATGAGAAGATAAATGTGACACGGTGATCGACAGCAAAGATTTACTACTCTGTTTGCAGAGCACTCGGACAGATGCTAGACCGCTCTGTTTGTTTGGATCTTCAAATTGTAAGATGAAGTCGTCTTTGTGATCCTCACATAAATATTCTAATTCCCACATTATCAAACCGACCAATCGCGTGGCAGGGTGACACTTGCTTGGTATTTGTACCCTTCTGTATACACAAGCAGGCTCATTTGCAGTAAATGagcaaaatatttgcataaaaTGATTAAGGGGAAACTACTAAAGTGGGTACTTAAGCTAGCCTGAGCCGAAGATCGGAGAGAGGGAGGTGTACCAATTAACAAACAGCTTAACAATTCGCTAGTTGAAAGCTtcctgtggtgcaatcggtgaAAACACATTCAAAACTCTACTCACAATCACTTGAACTTATGAGTTTTCTAtaacaaaatgtaaaatttgaacATATATTTGATACAAAGTAATTGTCATCAAAAAATGTTCGAAATTTCTCAAATGTTAGAAGCTTTGTAAGAAAAGTGAAGACCTGAGGGaaacttaaaataaactattaaaatatgagTAAACTCATAATCTACGCTAGTCTAAATTTTGTTGTGTCTAAACCAGAGTAAGCTACTCTGTATATCTCCATCTAAACCTACACTTCGTTGAGCCTAAACATCTGTAGCATTTCTCTACAGATGAGGAACAATACAAACCTCTTCCCATTTACTATCACTATATTTCTGTACGTTGTTACTTAATGTTTGATTTTTTGCACTTCGCTAGTTTttacatagttatatataatgctTATATTGCTTGATTACCTGCAGTATTTATTAATTAGCTATCATAAGTTTTTAGTCTGTAGAATTAGCTAAACgcattatattgtatttttattacaatatttgctccaacatcACAGTTTAAACCCACAAAGCAgattttggaaaaaaaatttgtgtCGAGGTTTGACAGCATATTGTTTAAAATCAGGCTCACTAAAGGtacaaatcatttttattttcatataaaAACTTGGTGAAAATGAGATGGCCAATGTTTTTAAAGGTCATACATGGATAGGCTATAATCCTGACAGCAGCAAAGTCATCGAGCTATTTACTTTCTATAAATACTGACTAAATTGTTTTCCCAAATTCCACAACACTTTGCCAAGCCAATCATATCAGATTTTTGACAAAAGTCCAAGGTTATAGCTGGAGCAATATCGATACTCCCTTATAATGCAAATGGAACTATTGTAGGCTACCATGCCagattacaatataatatgatgaACAACTTTCAGAGGCACTATAAGATGATTTATCATTCTCTGTGTTCTCATGCTTCAAAGGTACTTTGTGTAGATGTTGAAATCTCTTTAACTGATTGCTGGTAAGTCTTCAGACAACCAGAAATGATTCTGTCtaatataatttcataaatttcagtatagtttattatcatttataacagttttgtacattttatagtttgatgataacattaaaatacacatatgttaaattgatttttactcAGCATCGtgataaggagttgttctcttttgCCATGAATTGTTAAAGTATGTAAAAAGCTTTTGGATCTCTCTATTTTATAAGTTATCTATGGTTATAAGTTTTTGCTTTATATGTTTTTGACAGCCTGGTGTAAAAACATTAGATTCTCAAATTTAGTGCTTGATTATCCTTTTTCCATATTCCGGCTAACTTGGCAGCCAGAATTGGCAGACTTTTGAGGTCGTCTCTGGCAAAAGAGGAAGCACTACCTATTGACAGCTAGTCTCTGTTTTTTGTAGtccaaaatcattttattaaaataaaacctgACCTTTCCATGTTTTCATTTAACAATGGTTTATCGACCAATTAAATGGTGAATGGTGCTTAGTGCAACAGCTGTTGATCAGAGTAAAGCGAGGGCACTGTCAAAGATTGATAGAAGCAAGGTTTCAGCGACGAGATAAGTTTAGTTTATGAAAATGCATTTAAAACATGAGTCCCTTTAATAATTTTCACATTGTGTTATTTTCGCTCCTCCAAACAATGGAAGCTTACGGAGTACCGCAGAAATCTACAAGGACTTATAATACGTTGATTGAGTGGCTCATTTCTACACACTGAGGGTAATTTATGTATGAGCTATTATGTGTTTTTGGCCTGTAAAATTAGCTGAACACATTACATTAATGGAGTTGTCAGCACAAGAAAGAAAACTTTAGTATTCCAGCGCATTGCAATTCTAGCAATTCATAGAGTGAATTTCAACTAAAATCCATCCATTATAAATTATGTAATCGACTTTCTGCATAACAAATATTCACTAAACACCGTttaaacattaaacttgtttgcTCGTAATTTACTCGATTGTGCTAAATAATTCTAATAAAAATCTTGTTTAAATACTCATTCTAGATTCGATTAAACATTAAAGTGTCGCCAGCCTTTTCATCATTATAAGCAAAATGTCTAATATCCATACAACAGTGCCTCATAGAAACAAAACAGCTGTGAACATCAAATGATAGTAGAGAGTCTATGCTGGTCGCCTTCTCGAAGAAACGCAACAGATAAGCCTATTTTTCACACCCtagctctctccctctctctgcTCATATGACTCCACCGGTGACTCTACCGGCATCGCTGTGTCAATAAGCAAACTGTTCATATTGATCACAGGCATAAACTCTTTTTCTCAAGAGGTGGCAAAAGTAATAATCCTACTAATTCTATTTACCCATAATTCCACATGTTACAGCGTAATAAAAAGAACTTTAATTGGATGTTTAACTTTAACGTTGGCGGCACAAAAGCAATCACATTACGAATCTGATTCTTGTCTGTTAATTTACAGATATCTCAACGATGTTGTGAGACTTTCAATTTAAGCCCATCACCTTGAAAAAGGTGTGTATGAAACTTGCGGCATGACTAGATTTGTATTTTTGCGGTGATCATATCATTCCTATGTTAGGAGTGAAGCAACACCCACCCTGAGAGCTGTAGGAAAAACAAGTGTTACTGTTTACACAGCAATTCTAATGTTTATGCTGTTGGTGTGAAATATAAAGGTTGGGAAGCTTGGGAAATAAATGAAATTCATGCCATTGACAGTACTGTAGCCTGTGAGTCAAGCAAATAACTGGTAAAAGGACAGCGGCTGGTGCTGACTGGGTGAAAAATAGAGAGCAGAGGTTATACATTGTCCGAATGCAGTACAGTCTATATAAAAATCCTGAACTAAATTGAGTAAAGGATCTCTGAATAAGCCTATCAGAACGTAGCGCCACGTCGAGATTTTCTATGAAAGGGGCAAACACCAACGATTATTTAATTAACCTAGCTGTACTGTACGCTGGGAGCAGTCCAACAATCTCCCAACAATCTCGACTGATGGAGTATAAATGAGTGAGCTAGAGCAGCAATAAACGACACACGCGCTGTGGTATGTTGGCATGACTCCAGTCTGCAAGCGTTGACTGGACTTGATTGCCATAACAGAATGTCAACTGATCAACTAACCAAGTAGTAATGGTGGCTGAGTAGTAACTAAAGCAATGCACTTAGATATTGAGAAGGCCACTATGACTCCTTTAGGTCAATTGTATTGCAGGCAGATGAGGCTACTTCCCCTGATCTTCACTGCCACTTACATTGTTGCCTGTGGAAAGGGACAAGTTATGTCAAGGATCATCACGCTAAGCCTAATAGCTGTGATATAAAAATGATGCTCTAGCCTACAGGCTAAGATTACAAATATGTATAACcttttattggcattggtaatcatcaaaaatgatgtttttcatgaCATGTccaaaaaaaatgaacaaacagaTATCAAGAAATAttaagtgagttgaacaaacgtgTTTTGAAAGTTGGTATTAATAAAGTTTGTTAATAAAGTTGTAAAGTTAATAAAATAAACTGGTATTGCAAATCTTTCAAAAACCCATTCTAATAACTATATTTGTACAAAAGAACAACCTTACTAATGTTGAATGTTTCATAACAAAGATGCAAATGAGGGTATCATTGCACAATAGGTTTGAGAACCTTTACAAACGCTATACTATCCTGATTGGACGAATATGGTATATTTCCCTCTTTAATATCAGATAGACAACTCCTTATGACATTTTCTATGATACCAATTAATAAGAATGGAATGCTTATGACAACCATAGAAACTGACTTGTTAATGATGTTTTGTGATTTGCCATGCAAAAATTGTAACGCAACGAGAGCTTTCAGAATTTATAACGGAGACATTTAGAAAGACTACGGCGAGAAGAGCATTGCATGCagactagcttattgtgagcagAATTGGTCAAATTATGATGCAATAGATTTCTATAACAGAATGTCTTTTGAAAGTCGCAATGCAAGTCAATAACATTTGATATCGACTTGCATTACCATTAAAACTACAGTACAACATTCTCAGGATTCTGAAAGTAAGTTGTCATAcctaattaataatatatatttagtatggCTGTGCTAAGGGTCTCTGACAGCCGCATTGTGAGTCTACTAAGTGATGCAATAAATATCAGATGTAGACTGAGATCTATCAATATATAGCCTAGTTTTTGTGATATATTCTTATTTTAACAAAATCTGCAACTAATATAGGCTCTAGACAAAACTACTTTTGAATAATCTATTCTGGTAAGTCGGGTAACTGGTAGCAAAATGACATTTGAAGAAGGTCATAAATTCTATGAATTATATGTTTAGAAGTCTGGTTAATAGAAACTGAACAAACTACTAGCTGACTGACATAATCAACTTAATCATACAAACCAAATATAAGATATAAGAATATAGCTTCTGATATAAGAAACTTGACTCAAAAGAAGTCACAGAATCCTAATGTTTTCAACCGaactgtttaaaaaaacaattcgGTTGTAGCTCTATTTTTCTGTGCTCGACTTGATGTGACCAGATGCAACAAAAATTCACTTTTAACCGGACTGGGTATCATTATTGCATAGAATATTCACATTATTTTCCTGTGACAAGACGAAGTTACTCGAGATTTCAATCGGAACCAATCAAATTGTGCAACAATAGAACAGGAAATAGCTGGAACAACATCAAAACTTGGAGTTGACTTTGGGCGTGTATGGCGGCTCTTTGCCGACTTCAATCGCCCGGTTGAGAGACGCTGACTTTCAAAACGTTGGGTTGCCGTGCGCCGACCCTTAACAACCCGAAGATACTGGATCAGGATCAAATCTTGTTTACTCTAACGCTTATCTGCATATTAATTGCATTATTAACCACGGAAACGACCACAAATCATTTCCTGCTTCAATACATAGCCAGCCCTTTTTAACAATAAGAAGCTCCTTAATAGCTGTCAGTGTTCAGGATGACCACGATAAGCTCCAGAGATCTAATATCATGTCAGACCTGCAAGTTCAGACAACTGCATGAATGTATAAGTGCCTGTGTGATCCTTCGCTCAAGATTGTCTGATCTGATTATTACAGAGGTGAAATAAAATACTTTCGCTTTTGTGGTCTCAAATTGCATGGTTTGGAAGCTTAGCCAGGAATCTACTGCGTGTGGAAGCGCAGAACaggctaattaattaatatatagagtaataaTTGATCTTGGTTGATGCAAGCCTATGGTCTGCGCTTTGATTTTAACAGTGAGTAGTTGAGGTTCAAGGCTAATTTGCTCAAAAAAGTTGAGACTTACCGGCGTGAACTGAGGTTGAGCTGAGAAAGATCCAGAGaaaaatttgaataaactgCATAGCCTTCAACTCTCAATGTTGTTCTTACAACAAAATGTTGCAACACATTTCAGCATTTTCTTGTTTAGGCTTTAGAGCACTTTCATAAAACTCAACctaaaagtatttaaaactaTGATTTGTAATATAGGTTGCCCTACTCATGGTCATCATACAGTCAGGGTCATCTAACTAGCAAAGCTTGTGTAACATCAAATTTAAAAGCTAGCatgcaaaaactaaaatatattatgcACAGAACAAGTTGAAGAGGGACAATATATTGCAGCATAGTCAACAAAAAGAGAACATAAGGTATTTTATGTTGCTGAGCAAAGAGACGGCAACAAAAGTAAGCAACACTCATTGCTAATTAAACCCTTCTTACACATATAATCAGTTGGTGCAATTTCACTCCATGCAGATGCAACTTTGGCCAACTTTTGATCATCTACCAAATGTTTAGTCAACTTCAAAACTGCAATACCGTATATAAACTTACCTTTTGCAATCTTTTGCAGTCTATGAGAACGTCTCATCAGTGGCACCACGTGCTACTGTTAGCATGTTGATTGCCCAATGAAACTTCAGCTTTCAATTAACGtccaataaaatgtttcaaatatagaCTATGATTTTTTGATAGCACATTTTGCTAATACACGAAGCCTTCGACTGACACACGCAGATCGTACGTTAGAAGGTTTGTTGGTTATGTTAAAATGGCCGCTTCCATAGAAAGTTTGCCCGACTTCTTCAAATCTAATTCTAGAATCGAAGAAGCGCAATATCATAAAGGGAAAGTGCATTCTGTGGGATGGAGCTGTGATGGAAGAAAACTAGCTTCGGGGTCTACGGACAGAACCGTTTGTACATACAGCATAGACAGAGAAAGATTGGTACGCGTTCAAGTGATTGGTTATCCATTGGTTGGTGGACTTCACGTTGGAAAAAAGGTTTCTGGGCATGGGCAGATAATAGACACCAGTTGGGAGTGAGAATAATTTGACGGATTTTCAAATTTGATGATTACTATTATTACCGTTTCTGTACACTTAACTACTGCGTGTCCGATTTAGCTTCAACCCGTTACGAATCTCACACTAAACCAACCCGTAAACGCAgttattcaataaaaaattcaaacgTCAAAACGATGAAAAATACAAGTGTGACAGTTTTATGCAACATCAATAGCAGTAGCACTATAATAATTAATGCAGTATTAAATGTAAATCAATctatattaatgacaaaaacaATGAATGTTTTAGAGGCCTTGGTGCTGCTTTCAACTTTCAAAGAGCCCAGCTATTGAATGGCAAACACCTTAATGCTATCGAGCTTGTCAAACCATTAAAACCAAAGTTATTACCAAAAAGCATTGCTGTTGCTTTGAAGGCTGAACGGGTACTCATACAGCAAAAGAATCACAAACTCGTAGCCTAGGGACCTTAGCTATGCAGTCATGACAAAATGATCATTACATTACTTGGATGATTTGAAATATTCTTAGTGTGTAAggcttttatataaaatataacatgtTCACAAATTTTAGAGTCGTGATTGCCACTTTAAAGGTCATTCTGACACTGTGGACCAATTAACATGGCATCCGAAGCATCCAGACAAACTCGCTACGGCCAGTAGTGACAAATCAGTTCGACTATTTGATGCTCGAACCAACAAATGTTCTTCAATCATACAGACTAAAGGTAATGAATACCCTCTACAAGTTTCGGTCATAGTTATTTTATTCAATTGTTATCACCTCTTTTGCTAGATGCTTGCATTTGCATTGGTTTCAGGAGAGAATATCAACCTCAGCTGGTCTCCTGATGGTCAAACGATTGCAGTGGGTAACAAGGAGGATCTCATCACATTCATAGACACTCGCACGTGTAAGGCAAAGTTTGAGGAGCAGTTCAAACTTGAAGTGAATGAGTTCTCATGGAGTAAGGATGGCTCCTTGTTTTTTCTCACTACTGGACTCGGTTCCATTATTATACACAGGTACACATTGTTCAGATTATTTTTTTGCTATGTAAAATCTTCTCATTCATCATGGTTGTGGTCTGCTGATCCTTCTACTTGCTCAAAAGGACCTGTGAAATGTTCTCGTGAGCTTGTTTTTCAGCTTTTGTTGTAACATAATTGTTTTGTTGTCAGTAATAGTTCAAGTCAAGTTCAAGAATCTTCTGTTGAACACGtgaatttttgaaatttttgctGTTATCATTAGATGGCTAAAATGTGTTTTGTAATGAAGGTTGCGGAGAATGAATTAAACTAGAATGAATTTTCATGTTCTATGTTCATCTTCACAGTCACAAAGAACATGTTTGCGTCTGATTCACAAAGCATGTAACTTTTCAGACATATGGAGTTGCATACTCTTGTACACAAGAGTAAGCAACTCCTGATAAATATTTATGCACTCGTATTTTGATGAAACAATAAATAGGTAGCCATTAAGCCGGTTCAATTGGAGATAAACTAAACAATTACGGTAATAGACACTTGATAGTACAGTTTATTCcgtcaacatatattctctatttATACTTTTCTACTGTTTTTGTACGCTCAGCCTCATTGATGGCAATTGAAGGGCTCGTGAGTGATGTGGTAAAGCAGTTTTATTTTCTAAAGCTGCTTAAAAATTCGAGTTAAAACAACATTAATCATCTACCTAGAGGGTGTTGTGATTTATAGGCATAATTGCAAGATAGTTTGGGTTCAAATCACAATAACTTCTGCTCCTGTTTTCTACAGCTAGACATCACATCTAGTGAGTTAtctctcaattatatgttatattttgatCAATGTAGTATGCGCAGTCATTAGTTggtcattttatattttttttaacaaaattctGCTGCAGTTTTTTTAATGCTTGTAGTGTATTTTTGTTAGAATTATTTCTAGAGCAGAGGTATAAGCATTCGGTTGTACAACTTTGAACTCTGGATGGCTCTTGGCTCTACAGACAGATTAATTCATGCCCTTTGGCTTTAGCCGTTCCAAAAATGTGCATATTTTAGAGCTACTTTCCGGTTCGTAAGTTTAGGTCATTTGAACAGTGTACCTTTGTCATTGATTGCCATTTGCAGCTATCCTGACATGAAGTTACTCCATACACAACCAGCCCATTCATCTAATTGCATTTGTATCAAGTTTGACCAGAGTGGACAGTACTTCGCAACAGGAAGCGCTGACGCATTGATGTCTCTCTGGGATATTAGTGACTTGACATGTTTGCGAACCTTTTCCAGGTGTGTGGAAATGCAGCTTTGTTGGTTGTTAACATTAAAATCAGTTGTGTATTATAATTTGACTTCATTTTAGGAGTTATGCTCTTCTTCCTGTTACATGGTGAAATGATTCTAATGAACTTGAGTTGTTCACTTTCTAATCTTTTATTGCAGGTTAGTTTGGCCTGTGAGAACCATCAGTTTCAGCCATGATACCCAGATTATTGCCTCCGCTTCCGAGGATCCTTTTATAGACATTGCCTCTACCTTCACAGGTATGATATACTACGGTAAATCCTTAGCATTATGTTCATGATGAATAGAGGGGCTCACCACGCGATTCTGTTAATTTCATATCGTCATCGATCAGAATTCGTGCTAGATGTCAGCAGCTAAGTATACAGAAATtgctactaaccagctattgCCTTTCAAAAAAAATTCTTGGTTCGTGAAAAGTTAAGTGCATTGttgtataccgtaaaacctgtacgTGAACACCTTTATTTGATCGTTACCTCGATTTGAGCGCCTCTATGGGTGAAGGGTTAAAGAATAGggttaaatatataaatctcagtatttttcatttttaaatcttGTATCCAGCTATagtaattaaaatctagcaatgaacaATCTGCACATCACTGGAattgatctcaggacctcctGATCAAGAAGCAgcgaacttaaccattaagctacacggaaTACAACTGGTTGTTTGGGcgaatagtcattacattggttaagatactcacgctTAAAGcacttgcttggggttaataactagtacTGTTAACCATTATGCGTAACGTAACCGATTATTGTTATGCTGGCCCAGAATGCGGGTATTGTTTTTAGTAGAGATGTAGCTTTTCAGGGAAGTTACCTAAAtttattaggtaattattctattactcgtgcaacgccgaGAATTCTGCCAGTATAGTTTTTAAAGCTCcaacaatagatatcaactggtagagacatgtattaGCTTCTCCGTGCATGTTTATTTAAAGATCTTTGACATGTAAGTTCCAAATGTCTAAAGTTCTAAATGTGTAAGTTCTTAATGTCACACCACCCAAAGGAGAGTCCAAAATACAGGCAGCATTCGATTCACTTCTGAAcggattaaatttatcttctcaatacTCTGACAAAGTGTTGGAAAAATACAGCgctacatttattttaacgtgaCCTTAAATAAAGCGCCTCTTTAAAACacttaaattacataatttttttattatatatttcaatacatcagagtcttggctttcgaatgagcctatattcaaaacacaaagaataatagaactatgaaaaacagggtgtcaaaagtacgtcctgcaaaaaaaaaacacttggttcagttACTCAAAATGTCGCGttataattctcatttagccttaggtcgtcgatccctttcgctgccattgagactgcgtttttctgtgacattcagtgctgttaaacccggacagtgctaataataaactaagattctagataatcaacaatgcccgggatctgtgctaacgcccgaccaatacaaacacatgttctgggttaattaattatgcttcaataaatgtactgtcgctgataaaggtaatgaaatcacatcgattaaattatgacctgcggttgcgtggccctaggactaaatgtcaatcgcactttcgcgagatcacgcaatgcttgaaattaattagtctcagtcgccacccttaacatcgcattaaaaataaagagctagtgcataatatcatcgggaaaatatagtatggttattggagtctgaggtacttatcatagaaataatatgtac
The genomic region above belongs to Watersipora subatra chromosome 1, tzWatSuba1.1, whole genome shotgun sequence and contains:
- the LOC137385599 gene encoding THO complex subunit 3-like isoform X2; its protein translation is MAASIESLPDFFKSNSRIEEAQYHKGKVHSVGWSCDGRKLASGSTDRTVCTYSIDRERLSRDCHFKGHSDTVDQLTWHPKHPDKLATASSDKSVRLFDARTNKCSSIIQTKGENINLSWSPDGQTIAVGNKEDLITFIDTRTCKAKFEEQFKLEVNEFSWSKDGSLFFLTTGLGSIIIHSYPDMKLLHTQPAHSSNCICIKFDQSGQYFATGSADALMSLWDISDLTCLRTFSRLVWPVRTISFSHDTQIIASASEDPFIDIASTFTGEQLATIKCEAQTFEIAWHPKRHLLAIAGDEKDRYDSSKDAGIVKVWGFPGEANYSQKSSQNTPKPLMAMSLP
- the LOC137385599 gene encoding THO complex subunit 3-like isoform X1, with the translated sequence MAASIESLPDFFKSNSRIEEAQYHKGKVHSVGWSCDGRKLASGSTDRTVCTYSIDRERLVRVQVIGYPLVGGLHVGKKSRDCHFKGHSDTVDQLTWHPKHPDKLATASSDKSVRLFDARTNKCSSIIQTKGENINLSWSPDGQTIAVGNKEDLITFIDTRTCKAKFEEQFKLEVNEFSWSKDGSLFFLTTGLGSIIIHSYPDMKLLHTQPAHSSNCICIKFDQSGQYFATGSADALMSLWDISDLTCLRTFSRLVWPVRTISFSHDTQIIASASEDPFIDIASTFTGEQLATIKCEAQTFEIAWHPKRHLLAIAGDEKDRYDSSKDAGIVKVWGFPGEANYSQKSSQNTPKPLMAMSLP